A window of Paenibacillus polygoni contains these coding sequences:
- the mmsB gene encoding multiple monosaccharide ABC transporter permease has protein sequence MGTLIKLFKNNIRQYGMIIALILIMILFGLLSGGLLFEPINITNLILQNSYILVLAIGMVLVIITGHIDLSVGSVAALVGACAAIMMVDMNLHPVIAVILSLLLGALIGAWQGFWIAYVRIPAFIVTLAGMLLFRGMTMIVLEGQSISPLPEGFQKISAGFIPDFGNMETNLVALLAGIVVTILYVMSEVKNRRNQQKYQFETISSSLFIAKLVVIAAVINIFSFALASYAGIPNILILLAVLIVGYSFIMNRTVMGRHIYAIGGNEKAAGLSGVKTKKVTFWVFVNMGVLAAISGLIFTARLNAAIPRAGTNFELDAIAAAFIGGASASGGIGTVYGAIIGGLVMGVLNNGMSLIGLGIDWQQGIKGLVLLLAVAFDIYNKNKRAA, from the coding sequence ATGGGGACATTAATAAAGCTGTTTAAAAATAACATTCGCCAGTATGGCATGATTATTGCACTAATTTTGATCATGATCTTGTTTGGACTGCTCAGCGGAGGATTGTTATTCGAACCGATCAACATTACCAATCTTATATTGCAAAATAGTTATATTCTTGTACTAGCGATCGGAATGGTGCTGGTCATCATTACCGGACACATTGATTTATCAGTCGGGTCAGTCGCGGCTCTTGTTGGAGCATGTGCTGCAATCATGATGGTGGACATGAACCTTCATCCTGTCATTGCTGTCATTCTCTCTTTATTACTGGGTGCGCTTATAGGGGCATGGCAGGGGTTTTGGATTGCTTATGTTAGAATTCCGGCCTTTATTGTGACCTTAGCAGGGATGTTACTGTTCCGGGGAATGACGATGATTGTCCTCGAAGGTCAATCCATTTCTCCTTTGCCTGAAGGATTTCAAAAGATCAGTGCCGGATTTATTCCAGACTTCGGTAATATGGAGACAAACTTGGTAGCGCTGCTCGCCGGAATTGTGGTAACGATTCTATACGTGATGAGTGAAGTGAAAAATCGCAGAAATCAGCAGAAGTATCAGTTCGAGACGATTTCAAGTTCTCTATTTATTGCTAAATTAGTTGTGATTGCTGCCGTCATTAACATATTCTCTTTTGCGCTTGCTAGTTATGCAGGTATACCAAACATTCTGATCTTGCTAGCAGTGCTAATTGTTGGATACTCTTTTATCATGAACAGGACTGTTATGGGACGTCATATCTATGCGATTGGAGGAAACGAGAAAGCCGCAGGTCTCTCTGGGGTAAAAACAAAAAAAGTAACCTTCTGGGTATTCGTTAATATGGGCGTTCTTGCAGCTATCTCTGGCTTAATCTTTACGGCAAGATTAAACGCAGCTATTCCAAGAGCGGGAACAAACTTTGAGCTTGATGCCATCGCAGCTGCCTTTATTGGCGGAGCATCTGCTTCCGGCGGGATCGGAACGGTGTATGGTGCAATTATTGGCGGTCTCGTTATGGGTGTACTGAACAACGGGATGTCATTGATTGGCCTTGGTATAGACTGGCAGCAAGGGATTAAGGGACTTGTTCTCTTGTTAGCGGTAGCTTTTGATATCTACAATAAGAATAAAAGAGCAGCTTAG
- a CDS encoding glycerate kinase family protein — MAKQTFVLAPDSFKESMTAKEVCIAIEKGLRKSFPEANYLHVPMADGGEGTVQSLVDATGGRMFEKEVTGPLGNQVTAKFGIMGDGTTAAIEMASASGIHYVTKDTKNPMITTTYGTGELIRECLDQGIKKIIMGIGGSATNDGGTGMAEALGAKFLDQKGKTLSRGGGNLGRLHTIDVAELDPRLQEVEIVVACDVTNPLCGENGASHVFGPQKGATPEMVLQLDNNLAHYAEVVKTVLNKDIRNVPGAGAAGGLGAGLLIFTKSTLQRGIDIIIQYTGLREKLAGADYCFTGEGGMDFQTKFGKTPYGVAKVAKEKGIPVIALAGYIGEGVEVLYEEGINAIFGIVPGAQEIEKLLADGPRNVERTSENIGRLLSLKI; from the coding sequence TTGGCAAAACAAACATTTGTGCTTGCACCGGATTCATTTAAAGAAAGTATGACAGCTAAAGAAGTATGTATTGCTATAGAAAAGGGACTGCGAAAATCCTTTCCAGAAGCGAATTATCTGCATGTACCTATGGCAGATGGAGGCGAAGGGACAGTCCAATCTCTGGTAGATGCCACAGGCGGAAGAATGTTCGAAAAAGAAGTGACAGGTCCTCTAGGAAACCAAGTAACTGCAAAATTCGGAATTATGGGAGACGGCACAACCGCTGCCATTGAAATGGCTTCAGCAAGCGGGATCCACTATGTAACGAAAGATACGAAAAATCCCATGATTACGACCACCTATGGAACAGGAGAACTAATCCGTGAATGTCTAGATCAAGGTATAAAGAAAATTATAATGGGTATCGGCGGCAGTGCAACCAATGACGGCGGAACAGGTATGGCGGAAGCGCTCGGAGCTAAATTCCTTGATCAGAAAGGAAAAACTCTTTCTCGCGGAGGCGGTAATCTTGGTCGGCTACATACGATTGATGTGGCAGAACTTGATCCCAGACTTCAGGAGGTGGAAATTGTCGTTGCCTGTGATGTAACCAATCCACTGTGCGGTGAGAATGGTGCGTCGCATGTTTTTGGTCCACAAAAAGGGGCTACCCCTGAAATGGTCCTTCAGTTAGATAACAATCTAGCTCATTATGCGGAGGTAGTGAAGACTGTGCTGAACAAAGATATCCGTAATGTTCCTGGCGCGGGTGCAGCAGGCGGGCTGGGTGCAGGATTACTCATTTTCACAAAATCCACACTTCAAAGAGGCATTGATATTATTATTCAATACACGGGGCTGCGCGAGAAACTTGCTGGGGCTGATTACTGCTTCACAGGAGAGGGCGGAATGGACTTTCAGACCAAATTCGGTAAGACACCTTACGGCGTGGCCAAAGTTGCAAAAGAAAAAGGAATCCCTGTTATTGCACTTGCTGGTTATATTGGAGAAGGCGTGGAGGTTCTCTATGAAGAAGGGATCAATGCGATTTTTGGTATTGTTCCTGGTGCTCAAGAGATTGAAAAACTGCTTGCCGATGGTCCTCGTAATGTCGAGCGTACAAGTGAAAATATTGGTAGGCTGCTTAGCTTGAAAATCTAA
- a CDS encoding GNAT family N-acetyltransferase — protein MNTEVLFTEEPIFETERIILRRLDMDDLEEYYHFASDPFVSERTLWNRHESTEDTRVFLEKVQKSFIEKIAYRWAVIYKPEQRLIGRIGFIHLDEIHSCAEIGYAISSRYWGKGITTEAIKEVIKYGFSHMNINRIEGRCNIDNLSSARIMKKVGMKEEGILREKFQIKGEFVDQIQFAMIRKDVQEEIWKF, from the coding sequence ATGAATACAGAGGTACTGTTCACAGAAGAGCCGATATTTGAAACGGAACGAATAATACTTAGAAGATTAGATATGGATGACCTGGAAGAATACTATCATTTTGCTTCAGACCCGTTCGTATCGGAACGGACATTATGGAATCGGCATGAATCTACCGAGGACACCCGAGTGTTCTTAGAGAAAGTACAGAAATCATTTATAGAGAAAATAGCCTATCGTTGGGCTGTTATTTATAAGCCGGAACAAAGATTAATAGGAAGAATTGGATTTATTCATTTGGACGAAATACACAGCTGTGCAGAAATCGGATATGCAATTTCTAGTAGATATTGGGGAAAGGGTATCACTACGGAAGCAATAAAGGAAGTGATTAAATATGGGTTTAGTCATATGAATATAAATCGAATTGAAGGAAGATGTAACATAGATAACTTAAGTTCAGCCCGGATTATGAAAAAAGTCGGGATGAAGGAGGAAGGCATACTTCGAGAAAAGTTTCAGATCAAAGGAGAATTTGTGGACCAGATTCAGTTTGCGATGATTAGGAAAGATGTGCAAGAAGAAATATGGAAGTTTTAG